The stretch of DNA ACCCaaaaatatacaacaataaCTCGACACGGTATTTGTAAATATGTGTATGGATGTGTCTTGTGTTGTGACAGACAGATAGCACAAATCTCCACGTCGAACAAAATACTGAATCGACTATATTTTATTGGATTAAGCTCTAAGCTCTCTAGTACTAGGGCTACTTTGTAAACCTTTTAGATGTACCGTGTAAACTCACTGACCACCGTCCTGAAGGCTAAACTTTTACACATAATCATCTATCACAATTCCCAGCTTTCTCTTTAGTTTAGCCTGAATCCGATGAAGTAACAACCAAGAGGAATTGAAAACAGATTTCATCGGAGACATATAGAAGATTGAGGACCTCTGGCATGTGGAAAGAATTGGGTTTCATCTCCCCTTTTGGACTTTAACTGAAGTATTATCTAACCACTCAATCATACAATGCTTTCACAATGGTATGGCCGCCTTCATTAACACTATCCAATATATGAACCCATTCTGCCATTTCACTATTTAGAAAAAGCCAGCTGAGATTGTTTCAGTCTTATCTGCAAAACACGACACCACAGTACTGTAAAAGCATGCCAGTCATGAGTCTGAACCACTGACCTCTGGGTCATATGTTAAGTGTTGAGAACAGCAGCGCCACACAGCCACACTAAATATCGATATGGGACATTCCTTAGAGTGTTTTAAAATGGGGTGAGAGAGGCGGGCAACGTCACATAGGACACTGACAAAGAGTATGTTAGATAGGAGGTTTGAGCAGAGGGAGGTTTTGTTTAAGAAGAAGGAGAACTAATAGTGAACAAGGCCTAATACTAACTCCGCATGACAGCTAATAGAGCTAGACCAGTcaagtgtgtgggtgtggatATTCCTGAACGCACAAATTAAGGAAACAAGATGCAATCAACCACACAGCAAGAtatacaaactgtgtgtgtcatTGGGAGGAATTCAATTGAGTTAGCCAGCTCTTCAGgtttaaataatacagctttTTGACAGCATGTTACCAGATCCCcattttcactgtttcatttgtccgaaaaaaaaaggtcaacatGTCTTAATCTCTGCTGTGAGATAGAAGAACAGAGAGAAGATACATCTTTTTGTAAATCTAAGTGTCTGGCATAGAGGTACAAGAAATAAACGATGTAATTGAATGCCATCACTCTTCATACTAATGTTATCGATCCACAATGAGATTTATCTTTATGGAGGAAGACAGACGTAAAGCACATGAATAGCTTAGTGAGAGCCTAATTTGATAAACGCCTACCAGCTGAACTTGCTCATGCTTTCAAAGTTACCTTCATTTAAATCATCCCAGGGATTCAAGATCGAGAACCACCGTTATTAAACTCAAAAAAATACCTTCACGACTATCCTCCTGTGCCTCCCACCAAAACATGCTATGGCTGAGACAAGACAGGCTGTAGCTGTGCACAGTATTGTTCGTGGGTGAACCCACGCCACACCCAAAGCACTCCCCGGAGAGCAGCTGTGCGGGGGGTTCACCGCCAACGAGTTATCCGGAGCAGAGAGCCTGCAGCGGGGAGGCTCCAGCTAAATAAGCGGTGCCGGGCTAACAACACCAACGGGTCGACATTAAGCCCCCTGTATCTCTAAAACAACAGTGAACTGTGCAACGGCGAAAGTAAACAAAGTGAGCCCGCACGGGAGGAATCACAAATTGCCAACTCACTGACTCTACCCCACTCTTTTCTCACgggtttccattttttttattagcatgtTGCAAGTCTCGTTAGCCCGCTTCGTTAGCTTGGTATGGGAGCGCATGATTTATTACTAGCATTATATCAAACTTCCCCGGTGGCGCTTCATGGTGTGTGCGGTGGGCCGACCGCATATTCACGTGGGTGGCGGAGGATAATACAATAATGGCTGAAATAAACCCACTGAACCCAGCTATAGATGCACTGCATTAGAGGGAAAAACTGGACCAATCCTGCATAACGTTTCGCTCACATCCCCTCTTCTTGATGGATGCCGATTTACTTTGATATGGGAGCATCctgcacataaaaacaaacacacccaaaACCATCGGTGGGGCTTTTAACGTGACGTTAGCTAGCTAACCCTAACTCGACGGTTGAGGGGTGATTTACAAAATGATGCTGCAAACGATAACAAACTTTGCCTCGTCGTACTATGTTACTCACCGAAGTGCGCcgtttttcctctttcttcttgtgATATTCCAGCGGGCTCATCAGAGGACAGTGGACCACCGTTTCCAGCTAAAAGCTCAGGACACAACGACGCGCCTTGCAACAGCTGTGCTCTGTTTTGAATGAGGACAGGAGATGCGCGGCGGACGGGCGGAGCTACCAGCGTCCGCCCATCATCCACTTTAGTTAGACATAGACTTAGTTTGGTTATACACGCACAACGTTTGACAGTGTCCACGTTATATGACGGTTATATAAAATGTCGGTTGAAATCTTGAAAGATGAGGCTGCTATTGTGGTACCAAACTGGACTGGATAAAGAGCActgtgtgatttaaaaaaagagcgCAAACTTCATGTCCTTTATTATGACTCCCTCTTGTGGTTCAACCACCACTGTGCCCTACTGCTCTCGAAGTGTGGTCCGGATATCCATACAGGTGACAGTCGGGGGGGTTCTAGGTGGTTCCCAACAAAAAAggggaataatttattttcGCTGTAATTtcatccataagtaacacaataacATATACTATTTGAACCACCTTTACTAAACTCTTTAACTAATTTAACTTtacaaaattattaattaaaaaataaataaataaatttttaAGCaccaggaaaagcacaggtacTACTAATATTATTAGTAGTGGCTAAGCAGCTTAAACATTTGCCtttattcattttgttattACCAGTTGTGCCTTTCTTACTGTAACAGAATCTTTGAAGAGTGTTATTATGTTCTGTTACACTGTGGTATTTGAGTATCTGCCTCCTTTTTATATGCCTATGTAAGTATGTGTACTTATACATATGACTTATTATTTGTTATTGATTGCAgaacaaatacatttcaattaCTTGAGTTAAAAAGGCccataaatgaaaacaaagtatATTAGACCCCCACAATTTGAGCTCTCAAATTTCTCATCTTCTATGTTTGATCAGTTTCCACAAGGTTTtgatgaaaatacatttaaaatcaaatctttttaaaaacatatatattctgCAAATGATGCCATATACTATAATGCGATACACAATAGATCTCTATGCACAATATTGTATGTAGGTTGAGACCTAACAAATCCAGTGTTTTCAAAAGCATATTTGACAACCAACTTCTGTACAAgaaatttaaatcttttttttatttttttttattgctttgacATTTTCTTGTATACATTTGACCAAAATACAACAGGAATAAGTTAAACGTGCTCCCAGAATTTTAGTGTATCCATGTATATGAGGCAAAAAGACCCATTTAACCATTCCTTTTTAAAGTAATGACAGATCATCTCTATCATTTGATCCACATGAACAGGTCGGAGCACACACATATAGGCTCATTCACAACAACCTGACATAACAACACTTTGAGATAAACCAACATGGAGTTAATTTATTCAAATGTGTCACTCTCCAAATTTGagctgtctttccttctctaaACCGTGCAATTCCTTTGCTCGATTCTTCAGCTCTTCTGCTTTCTTGTCATCCTTCTCTGTTCCGTCCCCCAGTTTGTACATGCGACTTGCATTGGCGCAGCCCCACACATGTCCCAGCTCACAAGCCTTGTTGGCGTACTTCAAAGCTTGATTCATATCTGGTGGCAGTCCTTTGGCATTACCCTCAATAAACAAAGCGCTGAGGTTAAAGCATGAAGGAGCAAAGCCGCCGTCGCAGGCCTTATCATAGTACTCTCGAGCTGCCGTAAGATCACGTTCTCCTCCCATAGCTCGCCCATCATGAGCTAACAGGCCGACGTTATGACAGGCATCTCTGGACTTCTTTCCTCCAGCATTACAGGAGCGGATGAAGCAGGAGTAGGCTAATTTCAGACACTCAGTCACTCCACCTGGTGGAAAGATTTAGGAGATTGACATTGGTGCACTCTAGAGAAGTAAACCAATTACTCAAATCTCTCCCTTCAACAGCATCAAACAGCAAatgttttttaagtattttgatCTGATCACAATTTAAATGTGATTCATTTCTTCAAAATTAATTAACCAACtatttcatttttgtcatttttttcattaattatCCATTTCAACATACATGTCTTTGTTAGTACCTACATCATATTCTGTTAGGCAATTTAAACCCCAACAAAGCTCCAACCTttgtaatgttataatattcTTTTGCTTTTAAAACCTTATATAGCATTGTATCcagtaactacagtacatacataaaTGTCATGGACTAAATTAGCATCAAGTACTTTTGCTTGATTACTACATGTCAGTGTTAGTCCCATACATACAAAGAACAAGCAGTACTATCCATATCTGTGTCAAGCATCACATCCACATTTCAGTTGTTTGAACCTGTTCTGACTTTGTGAATTGAGCCATTAaatgttaaacttttaaactaCATATCTCTTAAAATGCAATGTACCTTTTCCTGTGATATGGTAAGCTCCCAGTTTATAGCAGCTCTCTCCATGACCATTTGTATCACAGTTATGTTTGAGCACTTGTGCAGTGGATTCATAGTTTTTCTTCACCCCTTCCAGGTAATCAGCTAGCCTTTGGCACCctaagaaagacagaaaaaaaggaaataatagAAGGAGAAGGCAAACATATATAACAGTATTCACACATCCTCATCTCCACTTGAGAGCTTTTAGTACTACTAAGCAGGGGGTTTACCTTCAGGATCCTTCTCTTTGTAGCACTGGAAACTGTACTCCACCCCCAAATTGTCCAGGAACTGTTTCAcctcattttcatcttcaaagTTTATGAGTCCAGCCATGCTTCAACTTTGCACTTGtgcctttttaaatgtacagcaAATAGGCATGAGAAGAAGGCTTAGCGACCACCTCATCCGCTGTTGCTTGTGACCTTGCTGTCGGATGAATGAGCGCTGTTACAAAAGCGTTtcctgaattttaaaaaaaaatcacaagaaaCGTCTGCCTTTAACTTCCAGTGGTTATTGAAGCGCACTATAATTACGACTgtaattgtttttctttgataAAAAATGAAGAGGGACTTTATCCTGACTTGATCATGCGTGTCTCCAGCAGATGAACTCTTCCGGGGTTCATACCAATCCCTCCTCACGGGCCTCCGTAGTCCAGCCTCTTCTGTAATGTACTTCCAGTGTTGTGACCTTTACTGACTGTGtgagacaaaaatagaaatagctGCCCGCTGTGAAAACTACATTCTCCACAGGGTCCTATTTTCGGTGGCTGCAGTGGTTTGTcgtacattttaaatatgaattttagCACCGCAGACAGCCGTCAACATTTTTTCTCGGAGAGCAATTTTCCGCAACGGAGGCAACAACAAGTGAGCTAGCTGGCTAGCTGCTCGTCGTCCCGTGCCCCTGTTTGCTGCCCAGTTGATTAGCAAAACAACAGACTGAAACCACACAGGTGAACCACTGCGGACTGTAACcacacaggtgaaacactgcGGACTGCCACCACACGGGTGAAGCATTGCTAACTGACGGCTAACAAGCAACGATATCTGCTTTTTTCGtggtaaagaagaagaagacaccAGTCTCGGTTGCATAAGCTACAACTAGACTTTTTTAAACAATGGCCTCGAATGTCCTAAACACGGTGAGTTTCATTTTCGCCTCCAGGTTATTTGTGTGAGATATTTACCATTTAGCAGGCTCCACAAACAGCACAGAGAAGttgaaaacacacacctgtcagtCAAACATTAACCTGAGCAAAACTCTCCAGCATTAGTCTCATATCAGGTTGGAGGTATTTGTGAGGTGAGTAAagctttgataaaaaaaaatacacttgaGTTCTCCATAGAAGAATGACATAgaagaatataatatataatatatatacagtaccagtcaaaagtttggacacactttctcattgatgtgaatgggaaagtgtgtccaaacttttgactggtacaataataataatattttattattactacatgTTATTAATGTTTATGTTCTGAGTGCAACAGATAAACATAAAGGAAACACTTTTCTAACAGCTAAGTTTAACATGCAAATATTGTACTCTAGTTTAATATAGGGCGAAGAAAAGTTTGTCTGAGGTTTGCTCTGTGTGATTAcgtccaaaaaagaaaaagctgccACATCAAAAGACATCCTGCTTTTGTCTTCTCCAGGATGAGGCGTCTCCAGCGTCTCTGACAGACCTGTGCCTGACCTATGTGAGCCAGAACCTagagtgtttctgtgtgaaacGTCCTGATGGCTCCCTGTGCTTCAGAGAGGCTGTACTCTTCCCACAGGAGTTAGCAGATCAGCTACTGGCCAAGATGGCCACTGAAGGTAACCTCATAAGACACTCTTGAGTGACAAATGCTAGTGATTTCTGACTCTACACAACTTACTGTCTGATTGGCTTTCAACATCCTCTTGCATAGTCttctaaaataagaaaaacGTGTAAAATCTTTGAGCCACAGAATCTGCAGAGGTGGACTTCAGCAAATCCCAAAGTTGCACCTTAACATGAGTTTTGTCCACAGGTCTGTTGAACGACAGTACAGTGGGTGTGTTTCGGAACTGTGAATACCTGCGGCTGAGACGAGCGTGCATTCGTACTGCACGTATATCTGCAGAGGCCTTCCAGAGAGCCCTCTGTCCTCACAGACTGCTGGAGCTAGATGCTGCCAGGGTCAATGCAGACCTCACTATTCCTGATATTCTGCAGGGACTGGCCACCAATAAATATTGTCAGGTAAGAGCATGTCAAGTAATGTGAGGAAGATAAAAACCATAAAcctaaatgaactgaaaattaTGTGGTTGCACtcatgtgtttgttgtttttatttcacacatCCTGCAGGAGTCCCTCCAGCGACTTGTCTTAACAGGTCTCACCATGGCCTCTCTGGAGGAACCTATCCAACACCGCTTCAGCTCCCTCCATGGCCTGCGCTCCCTCTCCTTAGCTAACGTAGACTTCTATGACTCTGGGCTAGTAGATGTGTGTTCCCTGCCTCGGCTGGAGAGCCTCGATCTCTCCAACACTTCAATCACCAACCTGAATCCACTGCTGGGCCTAAAGGAGAGGCTGCGCTCACTAACGCTGCACCAGTTGAAAAGGCTGGAGATGAGCACCGCTCAGCTGCTGAGCGTCATAGGCCAGTTGGATGTATTGCAGGTTAGTGTAAGGGTGGAGCTGAGTGTGGTGCTTTGTGTCTACTGTTAAacctgtttgtatttgtttgttgagaAAAACACTATCTTTGAGATTTCACAagtaatgttttgtgtgtgtgtgtgtgtgtgtgtgtgtgtgtgtgaaacccTGCCTGTGCAGCACCTGGATATCAGTGACGATAAACAGTTTACCTCTGATGTGGCTCGTCAACTGCTCGGACAGCCGGGGATTCTGCCTGCTCTTGTTTCCCTGGATGTGTCGGGGAGGAAACAGGTGTGTGTCTTTGAGTATTTCCGTTAACTTGTAAATAAAGCATACAGGTTGTGAggtaaatgttttaatgtgtaaatgttGCAGGTGACAGACGCTGCTGTTAAGGCATTTGTTGACGAGAGACCAGGGATGACCTTTGTGGGACTCCTGGCCACAGATGCTGGCTTTTCTGACTTCCTCTCTGGAGAAGGAAACTTAAAAGTAGGAATAGATGCATAATTGAACAGTgataactgtatataaatgcaGGTGTGCTAAActgttgggggttttttttgtttgttttttgtttgaacAGGTAACAGGAGAAGCCAACGAGACCCAGATCTGTGAGGCACTGCGTCGCTATAGCGAGAGAGAAGGCTTCGTAAGAGAAGCTCTGTTTCATCTGTTCAGCCTCACCCATGTCATGGAGAAACCACGGCCTGACATCCTCAAGGTGCACTCTCACAATTATCtctactgtcatttttttccttccataaATACAGAATGTTGTTGCCTTTTCTCCAAGGAAACAATGTagatttattatattgtgttatcATGCATACgcacatattatttatttattatttatttgatgtgtCAGACACATTTCTTCCCCTAATTGAGCTGTTTTACAGTGTTATGTCAAAACAACTCCAACACAAGTCCCTTATCTGTCTAGTGTAACGTAATTTAACTTCCCTCTTCTCTTGGGATTTTTCCAGTTGGTGGTTTTAGGTATGAAGAATCACCCAGCCACTCTGAATGTCCAGCTGGCAGCCAGTGCCTGTGTGTTCAACCTGACGAAGCAGGACCTCGCTGCAGGAATGCCAGTCCGATTGTTAAGTACTGTCACTCAGCTTCTTCTGGAGGCCATGCGGACTTTCCCCAACCACCAGCAGGTACCTTCATGGCCACACTACTGTCTTGGTGTGTCAAACACGCTATCAATCACAGTAAACAAATCAGACAAGAACAGTTTGTTAAAACAACAACGACAAGCACAAGTCAGTttgaaacacacacttacacagatATTTATAGGTAACTCATCAATATGATGAGCTGTGACATAAGTCAGAAACACAGTTGATTTATTGTCTAGTTAATTAGTTAATacgtttttacatttttatgtattttaacagttaagtttaaaatgtcaatattaAACCGATGTACTCTACAATACACAAAGTAAGATTTAAGTAAAAGTGAAATACACAATgaacaaaaggaaaatacataatgaataaaatggtaataatgatgaggtgtgtgtgtgtgtgtgtgtgtgtgtgtgtgtgtgtgtgtgtgtgtgtgtgtgtgtgtgtgttcatttgcaCTCAGAACCCGCTTGTTTGCATAAATACACAGTAAAGAaataacatactgtaaatgagCCATGAAAATTCCCAGCTGCAGTTGGTCACAAGCAGGACAGAAGTAATAATTCAAGCTGCAGAGTGAGCTCTGGTTATTGGGGGCAAGAGGGTCCCTGACAGGTGCCCACACTGAAACACCAGGAGCACTTTTTATCTCTTGACAGTTGCGAAATATCTGCATGCCGTCAAGTGCATCGTGACAACCTGAAAATCCTGTTGTGTTGGGGAATAACccacaaccaaaaaaaaagaaggaaagaaatgcagCTTACATTTTATTGCTTAGGTTTATTCGATGCTTCGTTAACCTGTAAAACAAATGTCAACCATTGTAGCTCTCACTGGAACCAGGGCAG from Scomber japonicus isolate fScoJap1 chromosome 7, fScoJap1.pri, whole genome shotgun sequence encodes:
- the LOC128361767 gene encoding cytochrome c oxidase assembly factor 7 — protein: MAGLINFEDENEVKQFLDNLGVEYSFQCYKEKDPEGCQRLADYLEGVKKNYESTAQVLKHNCDTNGHGESCYKLGAYHITGKGGVTECLKLAYSCFIRSCNAGGKKSRDACHNVGLLAHDGRAMGGERDLTAAREYYDKACDGGFAPSCFNLSALFIEGNAKGLPPDMNQALKYANKACELGHVWGCANASRMYKLGDGTEKDDKKAEELKNRAKELHGLEKERQLKFGE
- the zyg11 gene encoding protein zyg-11 homolog, whose protein sequence is MASNVLNTDEASPASLTDLCLTYVSQNLECFCVKRPDGSLCFREAVLFPQELADQLLAKMATEGLLNDSTVGVFRNCEYLRLRRACIRTARISAEAFQRALCPHRLLELDAARVNADLTIPDILQGLATNKYCQESLQRLVLTGLTMASLEEPIQHRFSSLHGLRSLSLANVDFYDSGLVDVCSLPRLESLDLSNTSITNLNPLLGLKERLRSLTLHQLKRLEMSTAQLLSVIGQLDVLQHLDISDDKQFTSDVARQLLGQPGILPALVSLDVSGRKQVTDAAVKAFVDERPGMTFVGLLATDAGFSDFLSGEGNLKVTGEANETQICEALRRYSEREGFVREALFHLFSLTHVMEKPRPDILKLVVLGMKNHPATLNVQLAASACVFNLTKQDLAAGMPVRLLSTVTQLLLEAMRTFPNHQQLQKNCLLSLCSDRILQEVPFNRFEAAKLVMQWLCNHEDQNMQRMAVAIISILAAKLSTEQTAQLGAELFIVRQLLHIVRQKATQGMVDATLKFTLSALWNLTDESPTTCRHFIENQGLDLFITVLESFPNESSIQQKVLGLLNNIAEVGELHGELMVQGFLDHISTLLHSSEVEVSYFAAGILAHLTSRGEEAWTLTPELRSSLLEQLHAVIMKWPAPECEMVAYRSFNPFFPLLECFHTPGVQLWAAWAMQHVCSKNAARYCSMLLEEGGLQQLELVHTHPQTHRDVKLLAESILESLQRHRARTGQPALTHTSRRPPPQ